One window of Felis catus isolate Fca126 chromosome D4, F.catus_Fca126_mat1.0, whole genome shotgun sequence genomic DNA carries:
- the SLC2A8 gene encoding solute carrier family 2, facilitated glucose transporter member 8 isoform X2, producing MTPEDQEETQPLLGPPGGSAPLSRRVFLAAFAAALGPLTFGFALGYSSPAIPSLRRAAARALRLDDAAASWFGAIVTLGAAAGGVLGGWLVDRAGRKLSLLLCTLPFVVGFAVITAAQNVWMLLGGRLLTGVACGIASLVAPVYISEIAYPAVRGLLGSCVQLMVVTGILLAYLAGWVLEWRWLAVLGCVPASFMLLLMCYMPETPRFLLTQHNRQEAMAAMQFLWGSEQTWEEPPVGAEHQGFRLAQLRLPSIYKPFIIGVSLMAFQQLSGINAVMFYAETIFEEAKFKESSLASVIVGIIQVLFTAMAALIMDKAGRRLLLTLSGVIMVFSTSAFGAYFKLTQGSPSNSSHVDLSTPISMEPTSASVGLAWLAVGSMCLFIAGGSQALRRLLARLRLLHLQCPFHSVLCP from the exons ATGACGCCGGAGGACCAGGAGGAGACCCAGCCGCTCCTGGGGCCGCCCGGCGGCAG CGCCCCTCTCAGTCGCCGGGTCTTCCTCGCCGCCTTCGCCGCCGCCCTGGGCCCGCTCACCTTCGGCTTCGCGCTCGGCTACAGCTCCCCCGCCATCCCGAGCCTGCGGCGCGCCGCGGCCCGGGCCCTGCGCCTCGACGACGCCGCCGCCTCCTGGTTCGGG GCCATCGTGACCCTGGGAGCCGCGGCGGGGGGCGTGCTGGGCGGCTGGCTCGTGGACCGCGCCGGGCGCAAGCTAAGCCTTCTGCTCTGCACCCTGCCCTTCGTGGTCGGCTTTGCAGTCATCACCGCGGCCCAGAACGTGTGGATGCTGCTCGGGGGCCGCCTCCTAACCGGCGTGGCCTGCGGTATTGCCTCGCTCGTAGCTCCG GTGTATATCTCTGAAATCGCCTACCCTGCAGTGCGGGGGCTGCTCGGCTCCTGTGTGCAGCTGATGGTCGTCACAGGCATCCTCCTAGCCTACCTGGCAG gcTGGGTCCTGGAGTGGCGCTGGCTGGCTGTGCTGGGTTGTGTGCCCGCCTCCTTCATGCTGCTGCTCATGTGCTACATGCCCGAGACCCCACGCTTCTTGCTGACCCAGCACAACCGCCAGGAAGCCATGGCCGCTATGCAGTTCCTGTGGGGCTCTGAGCAGACCTGGGAGGAGCCCCCTGTGGGGGCCGAGCACCAG GGCTTCCGCCTGGCCCAGCTGAGGCTTCCTAGCATCTACAAGCCCTTCATCATCGGCGTTTCACTCATGGCCTTCCAGCAGCTGTCAGGGATCAATGCTGTCATGTTCTATGCAGAGACCATCTTTGAGGAAGCCAAGTTCAAG GAGAGCAGCCTAGCCTCGGTCATCGTGGGCATCATCCAGGTGCTGTTCACGGCCATGGCGGCCCTCATCATGGACAAAGCTGGGCGGAGGCTGCTCCTGACCTTGTCAG GTGTGATCATGGTGTTCAGCACCAGTGCCTTCGGCGCCTACTTCAAGCTGACCCAGGGCAGCCCCAGCAACTCCTCACACGTGGACCTCTCGACACCCATCTCCATGGAGCCCACCAGTGCCAGCGTGGGGTTGGCCTGGTTGGCAGTGGGCAGCATGTGCCTCTTCATCGCCG gaggttctcaggccttACGGCGCCTTCTGGCTCGCCTCCGCCTTCTGCATCTTCAGTGTCCTTTTCACTCTGTCCTGTGTCCCTGA
- the SLC2A8 gene encoding solute carrier family 2, facilitated glucose transporter member 8 isoform X1, with translation MTPEDQEETQPLLGPPGGSAPLSRRVFLAAFAAALGPLTFGFALGYSSPAIPSLRRAAARALRLDDAAASWFGAIVTLGAAAGGVLGGWLVDRAGRKLSLLLCTLPFVVGFAVITAAQNVWMLLGGRLLTGVACGIASLVAPVYISEIAYPAVRGLLGSCVQLMVVTGILLAYLAGWVLEWRWLAVLGCVPASFMLLLMCYMPETPRFLLTQHNRQEAMAAMQFLWGSEQTWEEPPVGAEHQGFRLAQLRLPSIYKPFIIGVSLMAFQQLSGINAVMFYAETIFEEAKFKESSLASVIVGIIQVLFTAMAALIMDKAGRRLLLTLSGVIMVFSTSAFGAYFKLTQGSPSNSSHVDLSTPISMEPTSASVGLAWLAVGSMCLFIAGFAVGWGPIPWLLMSEIFPLHVKGLATGVCVLTNWFMAFLVTKEFSSVMEVLRPYGAFWLASAFCIFSVLFTLSCVPETKGKTLEQITAHFEGR, from the exons ATGACGCCGGAGGACCAGGAGGAGACCCAGCCGCTCCTGGGGCCGCCCGGCGGCAG CGCCCCTCTCAGTCGCCGGGTCTTCCTCGCCGCCTTCGCCGCCGCCCTGGGCCCGCTCACCTTCGGCTTCGCGCTCGGCTACAGCTCCCCCGCCATCCCGAGCCTGCGGCGCGCCGCGGCCCGGGCCCTGCGCCTCGACGACGCCGCCGCCTCCTGGTTCGGG GCCATCGTGACCCTGGGAGCCGCGGCGGGGGGCGTGCTGGGCGGCTGGCTCGTGGACCGCGCCGGGCGCAAGCTAAGCCTTCTGCTCTGCACCCTGCCCTTCGTGGTCGGCTTTGCAGTCATCACCGCGGCCCAGAACGTGTGGATGCTGCTCGGGGGCCGCCTCCTAACCGGCGTGGCCTGCGGTATTGCCTCGCTCGTAGCTCCG GTGTATATCTCTGAAATCGCCTACCCTGCAGTGCGGGGGCTGCTCGGCTCCTGTGTGCAGCTGATGGTCGTCACAGGCATCCTCCTAGCCTACCTGGCAG gcTGGGTCCTGGAGTGGCGCTGGCTGGCTGTGCTGGGTTGTGTGCCCGCCTCCTTCATGCTGCTGCTCATGTGCTACATGCCCGAGACCCCACGCTTCTTGCTGACCCAGCACAACCGCCAGGAAGCCATGGCCGCTATGCAGTTCCTGTGGGGCTCTGAGCAGACCTGGGAGGAGCCCCCTGTGGGGGCCGAGCACCAG GGCTTCCGCCTGGCCCAGCTGAGGCTTCCTAGCATCTACAAGCCCTTCATCATCGGCGTTTCACTCATGGCCTTCCAGCAGCTGTCAGGGATCAATGCTGTCATGTTCTATGCAGAGACCATCTTTGAGGAAGCCAAGTTCAAG GAGAGCAGCCTAGCCTCGGTCATCGTGGGCATCATCCAGGTGCTGTTCACGGCCATGGCGGCCCTCATCATGGACAAAGCTGGGCGGAGGCTGCTCCTGACCTTGTCAG GTGTGATCATGGTGTTCAGCACCAGTGCCTTCGGCGCCTACTTCAAGCTGACCCAGGGCAGCCCCAGCAACTCCTCACACGTGGACCTCTCGACACCCATCTCCATGGAGCCCACCAGTGCCAGCGTGGGGTTGGCCTGGTTGGCAGTGGGCAGCATGTGCCTCTTCATCGCCG GCTTCGCCGTGGGCTGGGGGCCCATCCCCTGGCTCCTCATGTCTGAGATCTTTCCTCTGCACGTCAAGGGCCTGGCCACAGGTGTGTGCGTCCTCACTAACTGGTTCATGGCCTTCCTGGTGACGAAAGAGTTCAGCAGCGTCATG gaggttctcaggccttACGGCGCCTTCTGGCTCGCCTCCGCCTTCTGCATCTTCAGTGTCCTTTTCACTCTGTCCTGTGTCCCTGAAACCAAAGGAAAGACTTTGGAGCAAATCACAGCCCATTTTGAGGGGCGATGA